A single region of the Triticum dicoccoides isolate Atlit2015 ecotype Zavitan chromosome 2B, WEW_v2.0, whole genome shotgun sequence genome encodes:
- the LOC119367022 gene encoding uncharacterized protein LOC119367022: MDPAHCRRLPRPQRATWRPPLETPCLLPPSVGRVVHHLSAVEHSRRSPLPPSSVDSRPQPLHRPQHGRAGSSSGEPLMGGFRCKKVGCGNMLVQFHRALCFSHHHQRTSSSYFAEARHTIVFSRNAFQR; this comes from the exons ATGGATCCCGCGCACTGCCGTCGCCTCCCAAGGCCACAACGCGCCACCTGGCGGCCCCCGCTGGAGACCCCCTGCCTCCTTCCTCCCAGCGTCGGCCGGGTGGTGCATCACCTGAGCGCCGTCGAGCACAGCCGGAGATCCCCCCTGCCTCCTTCCTCCGTGGACTCACGTCCACAGCCACTCCACCGCCCCCAGCACGGGCGCGCGGGATCCAGCAGCGGCGAGCCTCTGATGGGAGGTTTCAG GTGCAAAAAAGTTGGATGTGGTAATATGTTGGTTCAGTTTCACAG AGCCTTGTGTTTCAGTCACCACCATCAACGAACCAGCTCGTCCTATTTTGCGGAAGCAAGGCACACGATAGTTTTTAGCCGGAATGCATTTCAGAGGTAA